The following are encoded in a window of Manihot esculenta cultivar AM560-2 chromosome 8, M.esculenta_v8, whole genome shotgun sequence genomic DNA:
- the LOC110620250 gene encoding trihelix transcription factor GT-3b yields the protein MEGYHHHQQHHISVNVDTDRFPQWSIQETKEFLMIRAELDRTFMETKRNKLLWEVVSNKMKEKGFYRSAEQCKCKWKNLVTRYKGCETMETESLRQQFPFYNELQEIFGARMQRMLWAEAEGAAASSKKKAVQLSSDEEDDNEESEGEKESVRKKKKAKRTTNIGGGGGGSGNNNNIREILQDFMKQQMQMEMQWREAFDARENDRRLKEMEWRQKMEALENERIMMERRWREREEQRRIREEARAEKRDALITALLNKLRREEI from the exons ATGGAAGGATACCATCATCATCAGCAGCATCATATCAGTGTTAACGTTGATACTGATAGATTTCCTCAATGGAGCATCCAAGAGACGAAGGAGTTCTTGATGATCAGAGCAGAACTGGATCGAACTTTCATGGAAACCAAGAGAAACAAACTTCTCTGGGAAGTGGTCTCTAACAAAATGAAGGAAAAGGGTTTTTATCGCAGCGCAGAGCAGTGCAAGTGCAAGTGGAAAAACCTAGTTACTCGATACAAG GGATGTGAGACGATGGAAACTGAATCTTTGCGACAACAATTCCCATTTTATAATGAGTTGCAAGAGATTTTCGGAGCAAGGATGCAAAGAATGTTATGGGCTGAAGCAGAAGGAGCAGCAGCCAGTTCTAAAAAGAAAGCTGTGCAGCTATCTTCAGACGAGGAAGACGATAACGAAGAAAGTGAGGGAGAGAAAGAAAGCgttagaaagaagaaaaaggccaAAAGAACTACGAATATCGGCGGCGGTGGTGGTGGCAGtggaaataataataacatcagGGAAATTTTGCAGGATTTCATGAAGCAACAGATGCAAATGGAAATGCAATGGAGAGAAGCGTTTGACGCTCGGGAAAACGATAGAAGATTAAAGGAAATGGAGTGGAGACAGAAGATGGAAGCATTAGAGAATGAGAGGATAATGATGGAGAGAAGGTGGAGAGAGCGAGAAGAGCagagaaggatcagagaagaagctaGGGCTGAGAAGAGAGATGCATTAATCACAGCACTTCTAAACAAGCTTAGAAGAGAAGAAATTTAA